The following proteins are encoded in a genomic region of Herminiimonas arsenicoxydans:
- a CDS encoding hypothetical protein; putative Thiol:disulfide interchange protein DsbD, N-terminal domain (DsbD-alpha) (Evidence 5 : No homology to any previously reported sequences), with protein MFERPFMQFTIMVAMSFGMLETGLAQQTSAPAIQQKLSALFSSRDEAELLEPEQAFRLKTTFKGSATLIAELLPAEGYYLYKDRIRFAISDANGVVIKTVRLPVGEIKHDRTFGKMEVYKRPVPVEIDLASTSKIKKFTLIASYQGCHEKTGVCYPPINKTLNLALP; from the coding sequence ATGTTTGAAAGACCTTTCATGCAGTTCACGATTATGGTTGCGATGTCATTCGGCATGCTTGAGACCGGTCTTGCGCAACAAACTTCTGCACCCGCTATCCAGCAGAAATTGAGTGCCTTGTTCTCCAGCCGGGACGAGGCTGAATTATTGGAGCCCGAGCAGGCATTTCGTCTAAAGACGACTTTCAAGGGATCGGCGACCTTGATCGCCGAATTACTGCCCGCTGAAGGCTACTACCTTTACAAGGACCGTATACGCTTCGCAATCAGCGATGCGAACGGCGTTGTGATCAAGACAGTCAGGTTGCCGGTGGGCGAGATCAAGCATGACCGGACTTTCGGCAAGATGGAAGTGTACAAGCGCCCTGTGCCTGTCGAAATTGATTTGGCGTCCACATCGAAGATTAAAAAATTCACGCTGATCGCTTCGTATCAGGGGTGCCACGAAAAAACCGGGGTCTGTTATCCGCCCATCAACAAGACATTGAATTTGGCATTGCCTTGA
- a CDS encoding Zinc-containing alcohol dehydrogenase superfamily (Evidence 2b : Function of strongly homologous gene; Product type e : enzyme) — translation MTMTILGYATHAPADDLGPFRFERRDQRSNDVVIDILYCGVCHSDIHNARNDWGGAVYPMVPGHEIIGRVASVGVNVTRFKVGDKVGVGCMVDSCQHCAACQKNLEQYCAEGSTFTYNAIDRHDHMPTYGGYSERIVVSDKFVLKVPDGLDLAGAAPLLCAGITTWSPLRHWKVGKGSKVAVVGLGGLGHMGLKLANALGAEVTLFTRSPGKEQDARRLGAHHVVLSTDAAQMHAINGRFDLIIDTVPYIHDINPYIPTLSIDGTLVLVGYLGGLEPMLNSAPMILGRKSVAGSLIGGIAETQEMLDFCGQHGITSDIELIKMQDINVAYQRMLKSDVKYRFVIDMASLSAK, via the coding sequence ATGACGATGACTATTCTTGGGTATGCAACCCACGCGCCTGCTGACGACCTGGGGCCGTTCCGGTTCGAGCGCCGCGATCAGCGCAGTAACGACGTGGTAATCGATATCCTGTATTGCGGTGTTTGCCACTCCGATATTCACAATGCGCGCAACGATTGGGGCGGGGCGGTTTATCCGATGGTGCCAGGCCACGAAATCATCGGGCGCGTGGCAAGCGTAGGGGTGAATGTCACGCGTTTCAAGGTAGGCGACAAGGTTGGCGTGGGCTGCATGGTGGACTCCTGTCAGCATTGTGCCGCCTGCCAAAAGAATCTCGAACAGTATTGCGCAGAGGGTTCCACTTTTACGTATAACGCGATCGACCGGCATGACCATATGCCTACCTATGGCGGATATTCGGAAAGAATAGTCGTCTCCGACAAGTTCGTGCTAAAAGTGCCTGATGGCCTGGATCTCGCAGGTGCAGCGCCGCTGCTGTGTGCCGGCATCACGACCTGGTCACCGCTGCGCCACTGGAAGGTGGGCAAGGGCAGCAAAGTCGCTGTCGTCGGTCTGGGCGGACTCGGACATATGGGGCTGAAGCTGGCAAATGCCCTGGGTGCAGAAGTCACGCTGTTTACCCGCTCGCCGGGCAAGGAACAGGATGCGCGTCGTCTGGGTGCACATCACGTGGTGCTCTCTACCGATGCAGCGCAGATGCATGCGATCAACGGTCGTTTCGACTTGATCATAGACACGGTGCCCTATATCCACGACATCAATCCTTATATTCCGACTCTGTCGATTGACGGCACGCTGGTATTGGTCGGCTATCTGGGTGGCCTCGAACCGATGCTGAATAGCGCACCGATGATCCTGGGGCGCAAGTCGGTTGCCGGCTCTCTGATCGGCGGTATCGCCGAAACGCAGGAGATGCTCGACTTTTGCGGCCAGCACGGCATTACCTCAGACATCGAACTGATCAAGATGCAGGATATCAACGTTGCCTATCAGCGCATGCTGAAAAGCGATGTGAAATACCGCTTCGTGATCGATATGGCGTCCTTGTCAGCCAAGTAA
- a CDS encoding conserved hypothetical protein; putative exported protein (Evidence 4 : Homologs of previously reported genes of unknown function) — protein sequence MIWTFAVLGLALIVAVLAAREGTKSNRKLGGTISQKSPLSAHEQALYFRLLEALPDHIVLTQVAFSALMTADKRATRNAFGGKVANFVICEKSFKVVAIVEVDVASYKGKEAADARHDMILQRAGYKSLRYKSIPEIRKIKADIAGLAQNADLSADPV from the coding sequence ATGATCTGGACTTTTGCAGTATTGGGGCTGGCGCTGATTGTTGCCGTACTGGCGGCGCGCGAAGGAACCAAAAGTAATAGAAAACTGGGCGGGACCATCAGCCAGAAATCTCCATTGAGTGCCCATGAACAGGCGCTGTATTTCCGTCTGCTGGAAGCGTTGCCGGATCATATCGTGCTGACGCAGGTTGCGTTTTCCGCCTTGATGACGGCGGACAAGCGGGCAACACGTAACGCTTTTGGCGGCAAGGTAGCCAACTTCGTGATCTGTGAAAAATCCTTCAAGGTGGTTGCCATCGTTGAAGTGGATGTCGCCAGCTACAAGGGCAAGGAAGCAGCCGATGCCAGACATGACATGATCTTGCAAAGAGCCGGTTACAAAAGTCTGCGCTACAAGAGCATTCCCGAGATCCGGAAGATCAAGGCCGATATCGCCGGTTTGGCACAGAATGCCGATCTGTCAGCCGACCCAGTTTAA
- the czcA3 gene encoding Cobalt-zinc-cadmium resistance protein CzcA (Cation efflux system protein CzcA) (Evidence 2a : Function of homologous gene experimentally demonstrated in an other organism; PubMedId : 8829543; Product type t : transporter), with protein sequence MFERLIRFAIEQRWLVMLAVAGMAGLGIYNYQKLPIDAVPDITNVQVQINTSAPGYSPLETEQRITFPIETVMAGLPNLEQTRSLSRYGLSQVTVIFKDGTDIYFARQMVNERIQEARQNLPPGIAPAMGPISTGLGEIYLWTVEAKEGAKKADGSAYTPADLREIQDWIIKPQLRNVSGVTEINSIGGFAKEYQVAPVPERLASYGLSLQDVVTALERNNGNVGAGYIEKRGEQLLIRAPGQVQSMDDIRNIILGNVQGVAIRIRDVGEVEIGRELRTGAATENGREVVLGTVFMLIGQNSRTVSQAVDRKMVEINRTLPAGVQAITVYDRTVLVDKAISTVKKNLLEGAVLVIAVLFIFLGNFRAAIITAMVIPLSMLFTFTGMVNYHVSANLMSLGALDFGIIVDGAVVIVENCVRRLAHAQAHHGRALTRTERFHEVFAAAKEARRPLIFGQLIIMAVYLPIFALTGVEGRMFHPMAFTVVIALVGAMILSITFIPAAIALFIGGKVEEKENRLMQQARTWYASALDSVMLNKPVVLTFAAVLVVLSGLLATRMGSEFVPNLNEGDFAIQALRIPGTSLTQSVAMQQQLEKLLKEKHPEIERIFARTGTAEIASDPMPPNISDGYIMLKPQDQWPEPVKTRDELLAVVQKTVASLPGSNYEFSQPIQLRFNELISGVRSDVAVKLFGDDMDVLNDTASKVAAVMGKIPGAAEVKVEQTTGLPMLTVNIDREKTARYGLNIADVQDTVATAIGGKEAGTLFQGDRRFNIIVRLPDHIRNDLEAIRRLPISLPRAQGSEGRTSYIPLGEVVTLDVAPGPNQISREDGKRRIVISTNVRGRDIGSFVADAEAKIRQQVNIPSGYWTTWGGQFEQLQSATQRLKIVIPVTLLLVFVLLFAMFGNIKDGLLVFSGIPFALTGGIIALWLRDIPMSISAAVGFIALSGVAVLNGLVMISFIRSLREEGRSLEEAVRDGALTRLRPVLMTALVASLGFIPMAIATGTGAEVQRPLATVVIGGILSSTALTLLILPLLYRLAYRREVLD encoded by the coding sequence ATGTTTGAACGTCTTATACGCTTCGCGATTGAACAACGCTGGCTGGTCATGCTGGCAGTCGCCGGCATGGCTGGGCTGGGTATTTACAATTATCAAAAACTGCCTATCGATGCGGTGCCTGACATTACCAATGTACAGGTGCAGATCAATACTTCGGCGCCGGGTTATTCGCCGCTGGAAACCGAACAGCGCATTACCTTTCCCATCGAAACCGTGATGGCCGGTTTGCCGAATCTGGAGCAGACCCGTTCGCTGTCGCGTTACGGGCTGTCGCAGGTCACGGTGATTTTCAAGGATGGCACCGACATCTATTTTGCGCGCCAGATGGTCAATGAGCGGATCCAGGAAGCGCGACAAAATCTGCCGCCCGGCATCGCGCCGGCCATGGGGCCGATATCAACCGGCCTCGGGGAGATTTATCTGTGGACGGTGGAAGCGAAAGAGGGCGCAAAGAAGGCTGATGGTTCCGCGTATACGCCGGCCGATCTGCGCGAGATCCAGGACTGGATCATCAAACCGCAGCTGCGCAATGTCAGCGGTGTCACGGAAATCAATTCGATCGGCGGTTTCGCCAAGGAATACCAGGTTGCACCGGTGCCGGAACGGCTGGCGTCCTACGGCCTGAGCTTGCAGGACGTCGTTACCGCGCTGGAACGCAACAACGGCAACGTCGGCGCCGGCTATATAGAAAAACGCGGCGAACAGTTGCTGATACGCGCACCGGGCCAGGTGCAATCGATGGACGATATCCGCAACATCATTCTCGGCAATGTGCAAGGTGTGGCGATACGCATACGCGATGTAGGCGAAGTTGAAATCGGCCGTGAGTTGCGCACCGGCGCAGCAACGGAAAACGGCCGCGAAGTCGTGCTGGGCACGGTTTTCATGCTGATAGGGCAGAACAGCCGCACCGTTTCGCAAGCTGTAGACAGGAAGATGGTCGAAATCAATCGCACCCTGCCGGCAGGCGTGCAGGCGATCACCGTCTACGACCGCACGGTACTGGTCGATAAGGCCATCAGCACCGTGAAGAAGAATTTGCTCGAAGGCGCGGTGCTGGTGATAGCGGTACTGTTCATCTTCCTCGGCAATTTCCGTGCGGCGATCATTACCGCGATGGTGATCCCACTGTCGATGCTGTTTACGTTTACCGGCATGGTGAACTATCACGTCAGCGCCAATCTGATGAGTCTGGGCGCGCTGGACTTCGGCATTATCGTGGACGGCGCGGTCGTCATTGTCGAGAACTGCGTGCGCAGGCTGGCCCATGCGCAGGCGCATCATGGTCGTGCGCTCACGCGTACCGAACGATTCCATGAAGTATTTGCTGCCGCAAAGGAAGCGCGACGTCCGCTGATTTTCGGCCAGTTGATCATCATGGCAGTTTATCTGCCCATCTTTGCACTCACCGGCGTCGAAGGGCGCATGTTTCATCCGATGGCATTTACCGTCGTCATCGCGCTGGTGGGCGCGATGATTCTGTCGATTACCTTTATCCCGGCTGCGATCGCCTTGTTCATAGGTGGCAAAGTTGAAGAGAAAGAAAATCGCCTGATGCAGCAGGCGCGTACATGGTATGCGTCTGCGCTGGATAGCGTGATGCTCAACAAGCCGGTGGTCCTGACGTTTGCTGCCGTATTGGTCGTTCTGTCCGGCCTGCTCGCGACGCGTATGGGCAGCGAGTTCGTGCCGAATCTGAATGAAGGGGATTTTGCCATCCAGGCCTTGCGCATTCCCGGCACCAGCCTGACGCAATCGGTAGCCATGCAGCAGCAACTGGAAAAGTTGCTGAAGGAAAAACATCCGGAAATCGAACGCATCTTTGCACGTACCGGTACCGCAGAGATTGCGTCCGACCCGATGCCGCCGAATATTTCTGACGGCTACATCATGCTCAAACCGCAGGATCAATGGCCGGAACCAGTGAAGACGCGTGATGAATTGCTGGCTGTTGTACAAAAAACCGTCGCCAGTTTACCGGGCAGCAATTACGAATTCTCGCAGCCTATCCAGTTGCGCTTCAACGAATTGATCTCCGGCGTGCGCAGCGATGTGGCGGTCAAATTGTTCGGCGACGACATGGATGTGCTCAACGACACAGCCAGCAAGGTAGCGGCGGTCATGGGGAAAATTCCCGGCGCAGCCGAAGTGAAGGTAGAGCAAACCACCGGTCTGCCGATGCTGACGGTGAACATAGACCGTGAGAAAACCGCGCGCTACGGCTTGAATATCGCCGATGTGCAGGATACGGTTGCCACCGCAATCGGCGGCAAGGAAGCCGGCACGCTGTTTCAGGGCGACCGCCGTTTCAATATCATCGTCCGTTTGCCGGATCACATACGCAACGATCTGGAAGCAATCAGGCGTCTGCCGATTTCACTGCCGCGCGCGCAAGGCAGCGAAGGCAGGACCAGTTACATTCCGCTCGGCGAAGTCGTCACGCTGGATGTGGCGCCCGGACCGAACCAGATCAGCCGTGAAGACGGCAAGCGTCGCATCGTCATCAGCACCAATGTGCGGGGACGCGATATCGGTTCCTTCGTCGCCGATGCAGAAGCAAAAATCCGGCAACAGGTAAACATCCCAAGCGGCTACTGGACCACCTGGGGCGGACAGTTCGAGCAACTGCAATCAGCCACGCAACGCCTTAAAATCGTGATTCCTGTCACCTTGTTGCTGGTGTTCGTACTGCTGTTTGCGATGTTCGGCAACATCAAGGATGGCTTGCTGGTCTTCAGCGGCATTCCGTTTGCACTGACCGGCGGCATCATCGCCTTGTGGCTGCGCGATATACCGATGTCGATTTCTGCCGCAGTCGGTTTTATCGCCCTGTCAGGGGTCGCTGTTCTGAATGGGCTGGTGATGATCTCCTTCATACGCAGCTTGCGCGAGGAAGGGCGCTCACTGGAAGAAGCGGTGCGCGACGGCGCGCTGACGCGCTTGCGGCCGGTATTGATGACCGCTCTGGTGGCTTCGCTCGGTTTCATTCCAATGGCGATTGCGACCGGAACCGGAGCTGAAGTGCAGCGGCCGCTGGCCACCGTCGTTATCGGCGGGATACTGTCTTCTACTGCGTTAACACTGTTGATATTGCCCTTGCTGTATCGACTGGCATATCGCCGGGAGGTACTTGATTAA
- a CDS encoding putative Secretion protein HlyD (partial Cobalt-zinc-cadmium resistance protein CzcB) (Evidence 3 : Function proposed based on presence of conserved amino acid motif, structural feature or limited homology; Product type pt : putative transporter), giving the protein MTKIILNKKQGIAVMAIITAGLVLAGLILFSGQHAAVGDEHGHDSRAKGERHEHGESKEERRDKIVLSDAQIKAAGVTMQITGAANIRTTLILPGEIQFNEDRTAHVVPRLSGVVQSVAADLGQQVKKGQVLAVIASTGLSEQRSELLSAQKRMALARLTFEREKKLWEEKISAEQDYLQAQQTLRESEIAVQNASQKLAALGAGSGSSGAFNRYEIRAPFDGMVVAKHIALGEAVKEDADIFTISDLSSVWAEIAVSAKDLNAVRVGEKVIVKASAFDSSASGTIAYVGSLLGEQTRTATARVTLANPQGTWRPGLFVSIEIVAGETSVPVSVSAEALHSINDKPVVFVKVADGFIAQQVTTGRSDGKSVEIVKGMQAGSEYASTGSFVIKSELGKASAEHAH; this is encoded by the coding sequence ATGACAAAAATTATCCTGAATAAGAAACAAGGCATCGCCGTGATGGCGATCATCACCGCCGGCCTGGTTCTGGCCGGCCTGATCCTGTTCTCCGGCCAACATGCAGCGGTCGGCGACGAGCATGGGCATGACAGTCGTGCAAAGGGAGAGCGCCATGAGCATGGGGAAAGCAAGGAAGAGCGGCGCGACAAAATCGTCCTCAGCGATGCCCAGATCAAGGCCGCGGGTGTAACGATGCAGATCACCGGTGCTGCAAACATCAGGACTACCCTGATCCTGCCGGGAGAAATCCAGTTTAATGAAGACCGTACCGCACACGTGGTGCCGCGTCTGAGCGGCGTCGTGCAAAGCGTGGCGGCCGATCTCGGGCAACAGGTAAAAAAAGGCCAGGTACTGGCCGTCATTGCCAGTACCGGTTTGTCCGAACAGCGCAGCGAGCTGCTCTCAGCGCAAAAGCGCATGGCATTGGCCAGGCTGACGTTCGAGCGGGAAAAGAAACTGTGGGAAGAAAAAATCTCCGCCGAACAGGATTATCTGCAGGCGCAACAAACACTGCGCGAATCTGAAATCGCCGTACAGAATGCGAGCCAGAAGCTGGCGGCGCTGGGTGCCGGCAGCGGCTCATCCGGCGCATTCAACCGTTACGAAATCCGCGCGCCGTTCGATGGCATGGTCGTTGCCAAGCACATCGCGCTGGGCGAAGCCGTGAAAGAAGACGCTGACATTTTCACGATTTCCGATCTGTCGTCGGTATGGGCTGAAATAGCCGTCTCGGCAAAAGACCTGAATGCAGTGCGCGTCGGCGAAAAGGTCATCGTCAAAGCCAGTGCGTTCGATTCCAGTGCATCCGGCACAATAGCCTATGTCGGCTCCTTGCTGGGCGAGCAGACGCGCACGGCAACCGCCCGCGTCACGCTGGCCAATCCGCAGGGCACATGGCGTCCGGGCCTGTTTGTCAGTATCGAGATTGTTGCCGGTGAAACGTCCGTGCCGGTGAGCGTATCGGCCGAGGCGCTGCACAGCATCAACGACAAGCCTGTCGTCTTCGTCAAGGTTGCGGACGGCTTCATTGCGCAACAGGTCACAACGGGACGCAGTGACGGCAAGTCGGTGGAAATCGTCAAGGGTATGCAGGCGGGCAGCGAATACGCGTCGACCGGCAGTTTCGTCATCAAGTCGGAGCTGGGCAAAGCCAGCGCCGAACACGCGCATTGA
- the czcC3 gene encoding Cobalt-zinc-cadmium resistance protein CzcC precursor (Cation efflux system protein CzcC) (Evidence 2a : Function of homologous gene experimentally demonstrated in an other organism; PubMedId : 2678100, 7766206; Product type t : transporter), with the protein MHRYFFALGMAAITLMPAFAQTVDGATRAFPNHAGAYSARTVEPATPITLNQALTLALGANAELSAARNEARAVDATIQQAGASPNPELSWLMEDTRRDTRTTTVQLNQAIELGGKRAARITAASRTFDAANADLDAKNADIRAAVMTAFFEVLTAQERLRLADASLLLAQRGTHVASRRVAAGKVSPVEETRARVAEANMRLELGQAKNELDNARRRLTASWGNPAPRFVQAEGALETLPHLPAWTELEIRGAQAPVITRARLEFERRQAMAEVENSRRTPDITVSLGVKRDQELGRNQAVVGLSIPFPLFDRNQGNMLEALRRTDKARDELAASEIRLDGELAQAWTQLKNARQETQVLQNEILPGAQSAYEAATKGFEFGKFNFLDVLEAQRTFLQARAQYLRSLFEAHRAAAEIDRLLGTPLPVTTQQEPS; encoded by the coding sequence ATGCACAGGTATTTTTTTGCGCTCGGCATGGCGGCAATTACGCTCATGCCCGCATTCGCACAAACTGTCGATGGCGCCACGCGCGCCTTCCCAAATCATGCCGGTGCGTATTCAGCACGGACCGTAGAGCCCGCGACTCCGATCACGCTGAATCAGGCGCTGACCCTGGCGCTGGGCGCCAACGCCGAATTATCGGCAGCGCGCAATGAGGCCCGTGCGGTTGATGCAACGATTCAGCAGGCCGGAGCAAGTCCCAATCCCGAGCTGTCGTGGCTGATGGAAGATACGCGCCGTGACACGCGCACCACCACAGTACAACTGAATCAGGCGATCGAACTGGGGGGCAAACGCGCTGCTCGCATTACGGCGGCCAGCCGGACATTCGATGCGGCGAATGCCGATCTCGATGCCAAGAATGCCGATATACGCGCCGCCGTCATGACCGCATTTTTCGAGGTGCTGACTGCGCAGGAACGCTTGCGCCTGGCGGATGCATCGCTGCTTCTTGCGCAGCGCGGCACGCACGTCGCGTCGCGGCGCGTTGCAGCAGGCAAGGTCTCGCCGGTTGAAGAAACCAGGGCGCGGGTGGCGGAAGCGAATATGCGACTGGAATTGGGACAGGCAAAAAACGAACTGGACAATGCACGCAGACGCCTGACTGCAAGCTGGGGAAATCCGGCGCCGCGATTTGTACAAGCCGAAGGCGCGCTTGAAACCTTGCCGCATCTCCCTGCGTGGACCGAGCTGGAAATCCGCGGCGCGCAAGCGCCTGTCATCACGCGCGCACGCCTCGAGTTCGAGCGCCGGCAGGCGATGGCTGAAGTGGAGAACAGTCGCCGCACGCCGGATATAACGGTCAGTCTGGGCGTCAAGCGCGATCAGGAACTGGGACGCAACCAGGCCGTGGTCGGCCTGTCCATTCCATTTCCTCTGTTCGATCGCAACCAGGGCAACATGCTGGAAGCATTGCGGCGTACCGACAAGGCCCGTGATGAACTGGCAGCCAGCGAAATTCGCCTGGACGGCGAACTGGCGCAAGCCTGGACGCAATTGAAGAATGCGCGTCAGGAAACGCAGGTATTGCAAAATGAAATTCTGCCGGGTGCGCAAAGCGCCTATGAAGCTGCGACCAAAGGTTTCGAGTTCGGTAAATTCAATTTCCTCGATGTACTGGAGGCGCAACGCACCTTTCTGCAAGCCCGAGCGCAATATCTGCGCAGCCTTTTCGAAGCGCATCGCGCCGCCGCCGAAATCGATCGTCTTCTCGGCACACCTCTGCCAGTCACCACGCAACAAGAGCCATCATGA
- the czcI3 gene encoding Cobalt-zinc-cadmium resistance protein CzcI precursor (Cation efflux system protein CzcI) (Evidence 2a : Function of homologous gene experimentally demonstrated in an other organism; PubMedId : 7766206; Product type t : transporter), protein MKKLLIILMLMVLPLQFSWAAAAAYCQHEINPATTHYGHHEHKHQASAEKSNDKEKSAQVHTDCGYCHAVSPASFLEQSLPLLFPLVSLHLELHPLSFSSHIPDSPRRPDRPVA, encoded by the coding sequence GTGAAAAAGCTGCTGATTATTTTGATGCTGATGGTGTTGCCGCTCCAGTTTTCGTGGGCAGCGGCAGCAGCCTATTGTCAGCACGAAATCAATCCGGCGACCACCCATTACGGTCATCACGAGCATAAACACCAGGCCAGCGCAGAGAAGTCGAACGACAAGGAAAAGTCGGCACAGGTACACACCGACTGCGGTTATTGTCACGCAGTCAGTCCTGCGTCCTTCCTTGAGCAATCCTTGCCGCTGCTGTTCCCGCTCGTTTCGCTGCATCTTGAATTACATCCCCTTTCTTTTTCCTCCCATATCCCCGACAGCCCCAGACGGCCCGATCGTCCCGTCGCCTGA